A window of Streptomyces marispadix contains these coding sequences:
- a CDS encoding SDR family NAD(P)-dependent oxidoreductase, with the protein MRKVAVVTGAGRGLGASIARSLADGGARVFVNDIDGDLAARTVSEIEEAGGEASALTGDVSSAASVDELVGHVVAREGRIDWLVNNVASYVRHVGPFWETDPEEWERILRLTLTTTFLCSRAAAPHMVERRFGRIVNIASQAAFGYVPWQGPHYHAAKAGVVHLTRTMAVELAPHGVTVNAMSPTAIEREPGDKGSAVRDPERQAIIDHIPLGRLARAEEAVAAVAFLLSDQASFVTGETLAVNGGVLGYGIRPPGGSAP; encoded by the coding sequence GTGCGGAAGGTCGCCGTGGTGACCGGCGCCGGGCGCGGGCTGGGTGCGAGCATCGCCCGCTCCCTGGCGGACGGCGGCGCCCGGGTGTTCGTCAACGACATCGACGGCGACCTGGCCGCGCGCACCGTCTCCGAGATCGAGGAGGCGGGCGGTGAGGCGAGCGCACTCACCGGCGACGTATCGTCGGCCGCGTCGGTCGACGAACTCGTCGGACACGTCGTCGCCCGGGAAGGCCGCATCGACTGGCTCGTCAACAACGTGGCCTCGTACGTGCGCCACGTCGGGCCCTTCTGGGAGACCGATCCCGAAGAGTGGGAACGCATCCTCCGGCTGACACTCACCACGACCTTCCTGTGCTCGCGCGCCGCGGCTCCCCACATGGTCGAGCGGCGGTTCGGACGCATCGTCAACATCGCGTCGCAGGCGGCCTTCGGCTACGTGCCATGGCAGGGCCCGCATTACCACGCAGCGAAGGCAGGCGTCGTGCACCTGACGCGCACCATGGCCGTCGAACTCGCTCCTCACGGGGTCACGGTCAACGCCATGTCGCCCACGGCCATCGAGCGCGAACCCGGAGACAAGGGTTCCGCGGTCCGGGACCCCGAGCGGCAGGCGATCATCGACCACATCCCCCTCGGACGCCTCGCCCGGGCGGAGGAGGCCGTGGCCGCGGTGGCGTTCCTGCTGTCGGACCAGGCCTCGTTCGTGACGGGTGAGACCTTGGCGGTCAACGGCGGGGTGCTCGGTTACGGGATCCGGCCTCCCGGCGGCTCGGCCCCGTGA
- a CDS encoding aromatic-ring-hydroxylating dioxygenase subunit beta, whose translation MSMPESPSTFSRGDAEDWLYHEAELLDQWRLHDWLDLFTDDATYHVPDGIDDSPAPVRAALINDDRVRLEERVWRLVTGPAHAQIPRSTTRRLISNVRVAGAEDDVLVTSNFLVHEIRKGQERSFVGQYRHRLSPAPDGWKVAARTALLQNSVLPLFNVSIII comes from the coding sequence ATGAGCATGCCGGAATCCCCCAGCACCTTCAGCCGCGGCGACGCCGAGGACTGGCTGTACCACGAGGCCGAGCTGCTGGATCAGTGGCGATTGCACGACTGGCTCGACCTGTTCACCGACGACGCCACCTATCACGTCCCGGACGGCATCGACGACTCGCCCGCCCCTGTCCGGGCAGCGTTGATCAACGACGACCGCGTACGGCTGGAGGAGCGGGTCTGGAGGCTCGTCACCGGGCCCGCTCACGCTCAGATCCCCCGCTCGACCACCCGTCGGCTGATCTCCAACGTCCGTGTCGCCGGGGCCGAGGACGACGTACTCGTGACCTCGAACTTCCTTGTCCACGAGATCCGCAAGGGTCAGGAGCGGTCCTTCGTCGGCCAGTACCGCCACCGCTTGAGCCCCGCCCCCGACGGTTGGAAGGTCGCGGCCCGTACGGCGTTGTTGCAGAACAGCGTGCTGCCTCTGTTCAACGTCTCGATCATCATCTAG
- a CDS encoding aromatic ring-hydroxylating oxygenase subunit alpha yields MNLDELLLPDRVHRRLYTDPAIYDEEMRTLFRRAWVYVGHESEVRNVGDYKRAKIGSEPVILVRGEDEAVRVLVNRCLHRGSLVCREEKGNGKFFRCPYHAWTYRNNGDLMGVPKRSRYPRDFDLGGLGLVNVPRVESYRGLVFACFDDGIEPLVEYLGPVRDYVDATLDFSLSGEIDLSAGVSRHRYPGNWKLQMENGVDGYHTAFVHETYIGIMSRAEEVELKFGSHGEDQGWTETFPRGHAVLARRADPRAIDVLREQFPEYTSALEAKHGSERLLEILAHMNVFVFPNLFLIGHQIRVVQPVSVDETEVMMYPYLLTDAPEALNRKRMAEHEGFYPPTGFGTPDDYEVFSAVTEGLQAMSTPWLLLNRGAHDCQDLGDGVRRGSPTDEIHQRGMYAEYARLVGSDQGGGA; encoded by the coding sequence GTGAACCTAGATGAGCTGTTGCTCCCCGACCGGGTGCACCGACGTCTCTACACCGACCCAGCGATCTACGACGAAGAGATGCGCACCCTCTTTCGACGTGCCTGGGTATACGTCGGGCACGAGTCCGAGGTGCGCAACGTAGGCGACTACAAGCGGGCGAAGATCGGCAGCGAACCGGTCATCCTGGTGCGCGGCGAGGACGAGGCCGTGCGCGTGCTCGTCAACCGGTGCCTGCACCGGGGCTCCCTCGTCTGCCGCGAAGAGAAGGGGAACGGCAAGTTCTTCAGGTGCCCGTACCACGCCTGGACGTACCGCAACAACGGCGACCTCATGGGAGTTCCGAAGCGAAGCCGCTACCCCAGGGACTTCGACCTCGGCGGACTGGGCCTCGTGAACGTTCCGCGGGTGGAGAGCTATCGAGGACTGGTCTTCGCCTGCTTCGACGACGGCATCGAGCCTCTCGTCGAATACCTGGGGCCGGTGCGCGACTACGTCGATGCCACGCTCGACTTCTCACTCTCCGGCGAGATCGATTTGTCGGCCGGTGTCAGCAGGCACCGGTACCCGGGTAACTGGAAGCTCCAGATGGAGAACGGCGTCGACGGCTACCACACCGCGTTCGTCCACGAGACCTACATCGGCATCATGTCCCGGGCCGAGGAGGTGGAGCTGAAGTTCGGGTCCCACGGCGAAGACCAGGGCTGGACCGAGACGTTCCCACGCGGTCATGCGGTGCTCGCCCGGCGCGCGGACCCGCGGGCCATCGACGTGCTTCGAGAGCAGTTCCCCGAGTACACGAGTGCGCTCGAGGCGAAGCACGGCTCCGAGCGCCTCCTGGAGATCCTCGCGCACATGAACGTGTTCGTCTTTCCGAACCTCTTCCTCATCGGCCACCAGATCCGGGTGGTCCAGCCGGTCTCGGTCGACGAGACCGAGGTGATGATGTACCCCTACTTGCTCACGGACGCTCCAGAGGCGCTGAACCGGAAACGGATGGCCGAGCACGAGGGGTTCTATCCGCCGACGGGATTCGGCACGCCCGACGACTACGAGGTGTTCTCGGCGGTGACCGAGGGGCTGCAAGCCATGTCGACACCGTGGCTGCTGCTCAACCGGGGCGCGCACGACTGCCAAGACCTCGGCGACGGCGTCCGCCGTGGTTCGCCGACGGACGAGATCCATCAACGAGGCATGTACGCCGAGTACGCCCGCCTGGTGGGAAGCGACCAAGGGGGCGGGGCATGA
- a CDS encoding MarR family winged helix-turn-helix transcriptional regulator — MGKSGRGAEVTSVRTGAEMLALDEAPGHLVRRAQQRHAVLWAHEFGQDLDITGPQYALLCAVAAADGLDQGTAGERASLDKSSTADVVARLVGNGWLRVSPDVHDRRRKALSITPLARTALEVVTPRVAEVQTRLMRNIPVGDRPAFLDALRVVAYAGQVPEADAGAGPFHSLRDTPGHLLRRAQQVHTVLWGEEVGPVPTAPQYAVLSGLWSHPAGIDQGTAGELASLDKSSIADIARRLVNRGWVSRERDDADSRRWVLRLTNPLREDFTKYTPAVRRVQQRMLAPLEGAQQKQAFIEGCRALGYAD, encoded by the coding sequence ATGGGGAAGTCCGGCCGCGGGGCAGAAGTGACGTCCGTGCGGACGGGCGCCGAAATGCTCGCCCTCGACGAGGCTCCGGGTCATCTGGTGAGAAGAGCGCAACAGCGTCACGCGGTCCTCTGGGCGCACGAGTTCGGCCAGGACCTGGACATCACGGGGCCTCAGTACGCGTTGCTGTGCGCCGTTGCGGCCGCCGACGGTCTCGACCAGGGCACCGCGGGGGAGCGCGCCTCGCTCGACAAGTCGAGCACGGCCGACGTCGTGGCCCGGCTCGTGGGCAACGGCTGGCTACGGGTCTCACCGGACGTGCACGATCGGCGCCGTAAGGCCTTGTCGATCACCCCGCTGGCCCGCACCGCCCTCGAAGTCGTCACTCCCCGCGTCGCCGAGGTGCAGACGCGGCTCATGCGCAACATCCCTGTCGGCGACCGGCCCGCCTTCCTGGACGCGCTGCGCGTCGTGGCCTACGCGGGCCAGGTGCCGGAGGCCGACGCGGGAGCCGGACCGTTCCATTCGCTTCGCGATACACCGGGACACCTGCTGCGCAGGGCGCAACAAGTGCACACCGTGCTGTGGGGGGAGGAGGTCGGTCCGGTGCCCACCGCGCCGCAGTACGCCGTTCTCAGCGGGTTGTGGTCGCATCCGGCCGGAATAGATCAGGGCACCGCGGGCGAGTTGGCGTCCCTGGACAAGTCGAGCATCGCCGACATCGCGCGACGTCTGGTCAACCGCGGCTGGGTCAGCCGGGAGCGAGACGACGCCGACAGCCGGCGCTGGGTTCTCCGGCTCACGAATCCGCTCCGAGAGGACTTCACCAAGTACACCCCCGCGGTTCGCCGCGTCCAGCAGCGCATGTTGGCGCCCCTGGAAGGCGCGCAGCAGAAGCAGGCGTTCATCGAGGGTTGCCGCGCCCTGGGATACGCCGACTGA
- a CDS encoding cupin domain-containing protein, whose translation MSTRRFRADDRALDVLYDRLSVTDLQPLWELTGLLTPEPVVGAVPYRWPGEELRALGEASGELVPVERGGDRRVLACCNPGLDGAPYAVPTLWAAVQYLRAGEVAPAHRHTPAALRFVTQGQGVWTLVDGDPVHMSKGDLVLTPSWTFHEHHNPSSEAMTWMDVLDLPIVAALGAVFFEDGPTDVASTATAAQSTSESWYGGGPGLVPVAGPSAPGTRSPLLAYRWADTDRALAAQLQASGRGVAVIRFADPVRGGDVMPTLRCEMHRVESGRRTDRTRQTGGRVACVLHGTGSVAIGGETFDVGPGDILAIPSWSAWDVRAETELDLFSTSDAPVLEALGLMRRDTVAVPGPVAVP comes from the coding sequence ATGTCGACTCGTCGGTTCAGGGCGGACGACCGAGCCCTGGATGTCTTGTACGACCGGCTGTCGGTCACGGACCTGCAACCCCTGTGGGAGCTGACGGGCCTGCTGACACCTGAGCCGGTCGTCGGCGCCGTGCCCTACCGGTGGCCGGGGGAGGAGCTTCGGGCACTCGGCGAAGCCTCCGGCGAACTCGTCCCGGTCGAACGCGGAGGAGACCGCCGGGTGTTGGCCTGCTGCAACCCCGGCCTCGACGGCGCCCCGTACGCCGTCCCCACGCTCTGGGCAGCGGTGCAGTACCTCCGCGCAGGGGAAGTCGCGCCGGCCCACCGCCACACCCCGGCCGCGCTGCGATTCGTCACCCAGGGCCAGGGAGTGTGGACCCTCGTCGACGGCGACCCGGTCCACATGAGCAAGGGGGACTTGGTCCTCACGCCGAGCTGGACGTTCCACGAGCACCACAACCCGTCCTCGGAGGCGATGACTTGGATGGACGTGCTCGATCTTCCGATCGTCGCCGCGCTCGGCGCCGTCTTCTTCGAGGATGGGCCGACGGACGTGGCCTCGACCGCCACGGCTGCGCAGTCGACGTCCGAGAGCTGGTACGGCGGGGGGCCCGGCCTCGTTCCGGTGGCAGGGCCTTCGGCCCCGGGGACGAGGTCCCCGCTCTTGGCCTATCGCTGGGCCGACACCGACCGCGCGCTGGCGGCGCAGCTCCAGGCAAGCGGCCGCGGTGTGGCCGTCATCCGGTTCGCAGACCCGGTCCGCGGCGGAGACGTGATGCCCACGTTGCGATGTGAGATGCACCGGGTGGAGTCCGGCCGCCGTACCGACCGGACACGGCAGACCGGTGGAAGGGTCGCCTGCGTGCTGCACGGCACCGGGTCCGTCGCAATCGGCGGCGAGACGTTCGACGTCGGGCCGGGCGACATCCTGGCGATCCCCTCGTGGTCTGCCTGGGACGTGCGGGCCGAGACCGAGCTGGATCTGTTCAGCACGAGCGACGCGCCGGTGCTCGAGGCACTGGGGCTGATGCGTCGCGACACCGTGGCGGTGCCGGGGCCGGTGGCCGTCCCGTGA
- a CDS encoding FAD-dependent monooxygenase translates to MHRTLVVGGGIGGLATALGIARSGRQVHVLERADALVEIGAGLQVGPNASRALDELGILDDIRPRAVFPRRGVMRDARSGKVLTTLDLSSFDHRYGYPYIVLHRGDLLEALVRHCAANDLVTVETGRHVTSATVSPGQARVKCADGAEYETSALIAADGLHSTLRKHVIQDDVVPSGYAAYRGTLPIDEVPTEIDDDAVVLWVAPGLHLMQYPVRGGAVYNQVAVVRTDLAAESLDAAFAETCPQVRTAVAAIGRDRSWPMFDRTPASTWIRGCLLLVGDAAHPMLQYLGQGACQALEDAVELERQFRAHHADVGEAFAAFQRARMPRTHRCQTSARPWGSSGTPTTR, encoded by the coding sequence ATGCACCGGACCCTGGTCGTGGGGGGCGGCATCGGAGGGCTTGCCACCGCTTTGGGGATCGCCCGCTCCGGGAGACAGGTGCATGTCCTCGAGAGAGCCGACGCCCTCGTCGAGATCGGTGCCGGCCTCCAAGTCGGGCCGAACGCGAGCCGCGCGCTGGACGAGCTGGGAATCCTCGACGACATCCGGCCGCGTGCCGTCTTTCCCCGGCGCGGCGTCATGCGGGATGCGAGGTCCGGCAAGGTGCTGACCACCCTCGACCTGAGCAGCTTCGACCATCGTTACGGCTACCCCTACATCGTCTTGCACCGAGGGGATCTGCTAGAGGCACTGGTCCGGCATTGCGCGGCGAACGACCTGGTCACCGTCGAGACGGGACGCCACGTGACCTCGGCGACCGTCAGTCCGGGCCAGGCCCGCGTCAAGTGCGCGGACGGTGCGGAGTACGAGACTTCCGCCCTGATCGCGGCCGACGGCCTCCATTCCACGTTGCGGAAGCACGTGATCCAGGACGACGTCGTACCGAGCGGCTATGCGGCGTACCGGGGGACGCTCCCGATCGACGAGGTGCCCACGGAGATCGACGACGACGCGGTGGTGCTGTGGGTGGCACCGGGGCTTCACCTCATGCAATACCCGGTACGCGGGGGAGCGGTCTACAACCAGGTGGCGGTCGTGAGGACGGACCTCGCCGCGGAGAGCCTCGACGCCGCCTTCGCCGAAACCTGCCCCCAGGTGCGTACCGCGGTCGCGGCCATCGGGCGAGACCGGAGCTGGCCCATGTTCGACAGGACTCCCGCGTCGACCTGGATCCGCGGGTGCCTGCTGCTCGTCGGCGACGCCGCGCACCCGATGCTGCAATACCTCGGCCAGGGCGCTTGCCAGGCGCTTGAGGACGCCGTCGAGCTGGAGCGCCAGTTCCGGGCCCACCACGCCGACGTCGGGGAAGCGTTCGCGGCGTTCCAGCGGGCACGCATGCCGCGGACGCACCGATGCCAGACGAGTGCCCGACCGTGGGGGAGCTCTGGCACACCGACGACCCGCTGA
- a CDS encoding fumarylacetoacetate hydrolase family protein, with translation MRYISFRDAHGAMRVGAIAGDDPTVVLDLTAGVPKGPHGPMRRLIEAATAGAWTAEEALRTATGLPRADVVPVAPVPEPSKIVAAPVNYRNHQAEMSSDSQIDALGVFLKAPSSATGHESVVRLPYTDRRFDQEGEFAVVIGRPARHVRAADALQHVFGFTSLLDMTMRGGEDRSVRKSFDTFTPMGPTLVTPDEVQTVDELELKLWVNGTLRQRADLADLIWDVPRLIAYASSVMTLLPGDVVTTGTPEGVGAVRDGDRIELEITGLDRLAVGVSSEGAVPCPTLGAGRGPRPPSELTPVRPRT, from the coding sequence GTGCGATACATCAGCTTCCGTGACGCCCACGGCGCGATGAGAGTCGGCGCGATCGCCGGTGACGACCCCACGGTGGTCCTCGACTTGACCGCAGGTGTTCCGAAAGGGCCGCACGGACCGATGCGCCGGCTCATCGAGGCCGCGACCGCCGGTGCCTGGACGGCCGAGGAGGCTCTGCGTACGGCGACCGGGCTGCCACGTGCCGACGTCGTGCCCGTCGCTCCCGTACCGGAACCTTCGAAGATCGTTGCTGCGCCGGTCAACTACCGGAACCACCAGGCAGAGATGAGCTCCGACAGCCAGATCGACGCACTCGGCGTCTTCCTGAAGGCGCCCTCATCGGCGACCGGCCACGAGTCCGTCGTACGCCTTCCGTATACCGACCGCCGGTTCGACCAGGAAGGCGAGTTCGCTGTAGTGATCGGCCGCCCAGCTCGACACGTGCGCGCTGCCGACGCTCTCCAGCACGTCTTCGGCTTCACGTCGTTGCTCGACATGACGATGCGCGGCGGTGAGGACCGCTCGGTCCGCAAGTCGTTCGATACGTTCACGCCGATGGGGCCGACTCTGGTCACGCCCGACGAAGTACAGACGGTCGACGAGTTGGAGCTCAAGCTCTGGGTCAACGGCACGCTGCGCCAGAGAGCCGATCTTGCCGACCTGATCTGGGACGTGCCGCGACTGATCGCCTACGCATCGTCCGTGATGACGCTCCTGCCCGGCGACGTCGTGACGACGGGCACCCCGGAGGGGGTGGGTGCGGTGCGGGACGGCGATCGGATCGAGTTGGAGATCACCGGCTTGGACCGGCTCGCGGTGGGGGTGTCGAGCGAGGGCGCGGTTCCCTGTCCCACCCTCGGGGCCGGTCGCGGGCCGCGGCCCCCGTCGGAACTCACTCCGGTCCGACCGCGCACATGA
- a CDS encoding ABC transporter ATP-binding protein, translating into MKSAAGPGTAPDTESVPLLDVRNLCVRFPGPRQGRHRSWVHAVEDVSFAVDRGQTLGLVGESGSGKSTIGNALTRLVPATSGTVHLDGQDVLAARGAASRELRRRIAMVFQDPYASLDPRRTAGATVREPMDVHRMLSGRAERNRRVAELLDLVGLVHQTAARYPHELSGGQRQRVSIARALAANPDLIVLDESTASLDVSVQAQIMNLLRELQGELGLTYLFVSHDLAAVEHMSHRVVVMYLGRLMETGGTDDLYARPAHPYTQALMSAVPDTDPATEKGRERILLGGDPPSPLDPPSGCVFRTRCPLAVDECAQPVPQFTVSDSHVAWCVRTGDSLSPERLRRFVH; encoded by the coding sequence GTGAAGAGCGCAGCAGGTCCGGGCACGGCCCCGGACACAGAGTCCGTACCGCTGCTGGACGTGCGGAACCTGTGCGTACGGTTCCCGGGCCCGAGGCAGGGCCGTCACCGCTCGTGGGTGCACGCGGTCGAGGACGTGTCCTTCGCCGTCGACCGTGGTCAGACGCTGGGTCTGGTAGGTGAGTCGGGGTCCGGCAAGTCGACGATAGGCAACGCGCTGACCCGTCTCGTCCCGGCCACGTCGGGAACGGTTCACCTCGACGGCCAGGACGTACTGGCAGCGCGCGGCGCCGCTTCGCGCGAGCTGCGACGGCGGATCGCGATGGTCTTCCAGGACCCGTACGCCTCACTCGACCCGAGGCGCACCGCCGGTGCGACCGTGCGGGAGCCCATGGACGTGCACCGGATGCTTTCCGGACGCGCGGAACGCAACCGCAGAGTGGCCGAACTCCTCGATCTCGTAGGGCTCGTACATCAGACCGCCGCCCGGTACCCGCACGAACTCTCCGGCGGTCAGCGCCAGCGCGTGAGCATCGCACGCGCCCTGGCGGCGAATCCGGACCTGATCGTCCTGGACGAATCGACCGCCTCCCTCGACGTCTCGGTCCAGGCGCAGATCATGAACCTGCTACGGGAGTTGCAGGGCGAACTCGGGCTCACCTACCTGTTCGTCTCCCACGACCTCGCCGCCGTCGAGCACATGAGCCACCGCGTCGTCGTGATGTACCTCGGCCGCCTCATGGAGACCGGCGGCACTGACGACCTCTACGCCCGCCCGGCGCATCCGTACACGCAGGCGCTCATGTCCGCGGTGCCCGACACGGACCCGGCCACGGAGAAGGGCCGTGAGCGAATCCTGCTCGGCGGCGACCCGCCCAGCCCACTCGATCCGCCGTCCGGCTGCGTGTTCCGCACCCGCTGTCCCCTGGCGGTCGACGAATGCGCCCAACCCGTCCCGCAGTTCACCGTCTCCGACAGCCACGTCGCCTGGTGCGTACGCACCGGCGACTCGCTGTCGCCGGAGCGGCTCCGCCGCTTCGTGCACTGA
- a CDS encoding ABC transporter ATP-binding protein, with the protein MKAPGFAVRDLGVVLGRGRRAARVVRGVSWSVEAGQTLGVVGESGSGKSMTVLASAGLVPPPATVTGSALLGGRDLLTLSRRELEGIRGRRLGFVFQDPMTSLNPLLTIERQITEGIEEHLGATRRAARDRARELLDTVGIPDPDRRLDAYPHQLSGGMRQRVMIAIALSCGPDVLVADEPTTALDVTTQAQILDLVRVRQERTGMAVVWISHDLAVVGGLADDVVVMYGGQVVEQAPVETLHSAPVHPYTRGLLGARPVLGRRRDQLTAIPGTPPDPRALPPGCVFFDRCPVQGDPRCATQIPDLLEVGRRHYARTFCPEDK; encoded by the coding sequence ATGAAGGCGCCCGGATTCGCCGTGCGAGACCTCGGCGTCGTCCTCGGCCGCGGCAGGCGGGCGGCCAGGGTCGTACGAGGAGTGTCGTGGTCCGTCGAAGCGGGACAGACGCTCGGCGTGGTCGGCGAGTCCGGCTCGGGGAAGTCGATGACGGTGCTCGCCTCGGCAGGGCTCGTCCCACCGCCGGCGACCGTCACCGGCAGCGCTCTCCTCGGCGGCCGGGACCTGCTGACGCTGTCCCGGCGTGAACTCGAAGGCATACGGGGACGGCGGCTCGGATTCGTCTTCCAGGACCCGATGACGTCGCTCAACCCGCTGCTCACGATCGAACGGCAGATCACCGAAGGCATCGAGGAACATCTCGGCGCCACCCGGCGGGCCGCCCGCGACCGTGCGCGTGAACTCCTCGACACGGTCGGCATCCCCGACCCCGACCGCCGACTGGACGCCTACCCGCACCAGTTGTCCGGCGGGATGCGACAGCGGGTGATGATCGCGATCGCGCTGTCCTGCGGACCGGACGTCCTCGTGGCGGACGAGCCGACGACGGCACTCGACGTCACGACGCAGGCGCAGATCCTGGACCTCGTGCGCGTACGGCAGGAGCGCACGGGCATGGCGGTGGTCTGGATCAGCCACGACCTCGCTGTGGTGGGCGGGCTCGCCGACGACGTCGTAGTGATGTACGGCGGACAGGTGGTCGAGCAGGCCCCCGTCGAGACCCTGCACAGCGCGCCCGTACATCCCTACACACGCGGCCTGTTGGGAGCGCGTCCGGTCCTCGGCCGACGACGCGACCAGCTCACCGCCATCCCGGGTACGCCCCCCGACCCCCGCGCGCTGCCGCCCGGCTGTGTCTTCTTCGACCGTTGCCCCGTGCAGGGAGATCCGCGGTGTGCGACCCAGATCCCGGATCTCCTGGAGGTCGGGCGGCGCCACTACGCCCGCACGTTCTGCCCGGAGGACAAGTGA
- a CDS encoding ABC transporter permease encodes MSARPFSVWSHLLRRPVSAAGLAVVALLVVLAFLGPQLAPYGPNAVDVTRALQPPSLEHWFGTDDLGRDVLSRVVLAARVSLQVSLISVSIALVAGVVLGLLAGYFRGWADTVIMRVVDVVFAFPIMLLAIAIVAVLGPGVTTATIAIGVVYVPVFARVTRASTLALREEPYVKAAAGIGAGPLRIIRTHVLPNVSAPVIVQTSLSLAFAILSEAALSFLGLGVQPPQPSWGRMLFDGKGFTDAWWMSVFPGLAIFVTVLAFNLVGDGLRDVLDPRRRSAMESGRGR; translated from the coding sequence ATGAGCGCCCGTCCGTTCTCCGTGTGGAGTCATCTGCTGCGACGCCCCGTGTCCGCGGCCGGGCTCGCCGTCGTGGCGCTGCTCGTCGTTCTGGCCTTCCTGGGCCCGCAGCTCGCGCCGTACGGCCCGAACGCCGTCGACGTCACCCGCGCCCTCCAACCACCGAGCCTGGAGCACTGGTTCGGCACCGACGACCTGGGACGCGACGTCCTGAGCCGGGTCGTGCTAGCCGCGAGGGTCTCCTTGCAGGTCAGTCTGATCAGCGTGAGCATCGCGCTGGTCGCCGGGGTGGTCCTCGGTCTCCTCGCCGGCTATTTCCGGGGATGGGCCGACACCGTGATCATGCGGGTCGTCGATGTGGTCTTCGCGTTCCCGATCATGCTTCTGGCCATCGCGATCGTCGCCGTGCTCGGGCCCGGCGTCACCACCGCGACGATCGCGATCGGCGTGGTGTACGTACCGGTCTTCGCCCGCGTCACCCGCGCCAGCACGCTGGCGCTGCGCGAGGAGCCGTATGTGAAGGCCGCCGCCGGCATCGGCGCAGGGCCGCTGCGCATCATTCGCACCCACGTACTGCCCAACGTCTCGGCGCCGGTCATCGTCCAGACCTCGCTCAGCCTGGCGTTCGCGATCCTCTCGGAGGCGGCGCTGTCGTTCCTCGGACTCGGCGTGCAGCCGCCGCAACCGTCCTGGGGGCGGATGCTCTTCGACGGCAAGGGCTTCACCGACGCCTGGTGGATGAGCGTCTTCCCGGGGCTCGCCATCTTCGTCACGGTGCTCGCGTTCAATCTCGTGGGAGACGGGCTGCGGGACGTCCTGGACCCCCGCCGGCGTTCCGCGATGGAGTCCGGGAGGGGCCGATGA
- a CDS encoding ABC transporter permease, protein MMLRFTLARTGHAAVVLLGVTVVVFTLMHLVPGDPVRVALGTQYTPESYQALRTASGLDRPLISQYFHYVGSALTGDLGVSFRTGEPVTLVLLERLPATLSLAFAAMVIAVGIAFPLGVYAATHQGRISDTIVRVVSQFGVSVPDFWLGILFILLFSSTLGWLPPSGYVPLTEDPLGWLSRVVMPATAVGLVSGAIITRFVRSAVLESLGSEHARTARAKGLRHRTVRRRHVVRNAMVPVITVIGVQAAILMGGVIVIEVVFAWPGLGRLTFDAVSARDYPVVQGAVLLVAALFLLVSMAVDLLYARIDPRISIR, encoded by the coding sequence ATGATGCTGCGCTTCACGCTGGCCCGCACCGGGCACGCCGCGGTCGTCCTGCTGGGCGTTACGGTCGTCGTCTTCACGCTGATGCATCTCGTGCCGGGCGACCCGGTGCGGGTCGCTCTGGGCACGCAGTACACACCGGAGTCCTACCAGGCGCTGCGTACCGCGTCGGGACTCGACCGGCCGCTGATCAGCCAGTACTTCCACTACGTGGGCAGCGCCCTCACCGGTGATCTGGGAGTGAGCTTCCGCACGGGGGAACCGGTCACGCTCGTGCTGCTCGAACGCCTTCCGGCGACGCTCTCCCTGGCCTTCGCGGCCATGGTCATCGCCGTGGGGATCGCCTTTCCCCTCGGCGTCTACGCGGCGACGCACCAGGGCAGGATCAGCGACACGATCGTGCGCGTCGTGAGCCAATTCGGGGTCTCCGTACCGGACTTCTGGCTGGGCATCCTGTTCATCCTGCTGTTCTCCAGCACGCTGGGATGGCTGCCGCCCTCCGGTTACGTGCCGCTGACCGAGGACCCCCTCGGCTGGCTGTCCAGGGTGGTCATGCCCGCGACGGCAGTGGGCCTGGTCTCCGGGGCGATCATCACCCGCTTCGTCCGCAGCGCCGTACTCGAATCGCTCGGGTCCGAACACGCACGCACCGCCCGCGCCAAGGGACTGCGGCACCGCACCGTGCGGCGCCGTCATGTGGTCCGCAACGCGATGGTCCCCGTCATCACCGTGATCGGCGTCCAGGCGGCGATCCTGATGGGCGGGGTCATCGTCATCGAAGTGGTCTTCGCCTGGCCGGGGTTGGGGCGGCTGACGTTCGACGCCGTCTCGGCACGGGACTATCCCGTCGTGCAGGGGGCGGTGCTGCTGGTCGCGGCGTTGTTCCTGCTCGTCAGCATGGCCGTGGACCTGCTGTACGCGCGAATCGACCCGAGGATATCGATCCGATGA